The following are encoded together in the Kribbella voronezhensis genome:
- a CDS encoding helix-turn-helix domain-containing protein: MPEYRRFPPPTAQRYAVEHYWMVEAPGDETEVKRAVLIPNGRPGLAIALGQPGLRQDPLTGTSWTNDGALFGIMTRPHLLTQSGPSSYVGAELTPWGAAALGLQDRLVDGVLPIADWTDAGTAGRLAADLRQLDFGQPRADKLADFLATRLHPVRNVELVERAVRIIEDSGGSVSVAEVAARTSTSYSSLYRAFSGATGIGPKQFGEIIRYFGFVGGLIAGPADAATTLAALHGYYDQAHAARDFKRYTGVSASSFRAVQDGIAVLMHERSVQDESADPAGD; encoded by the coding sequence CACTACTGGATGGTCGAGGCACCGGGAGACGAAACCGAGGTCAAGCGAGCGGTCCTGATCCCGAACGGACGGCCCGGCCTCGCGATCGCGCTCGGTCAGCCGGGCTTGCGGCAGGACCCGCTGACGGGCACGTCCTGGACGAACGACGGCGCGCTGTTCGGGATCATGACACGGCCTCATCTGCTGACCCAGTCCGGTCCGTCGAGCTACGTCGGCGCCGAACTCACACCATGGGGCGCAGCAGCACTCGGCCTCCAAGACCGTTTGGTCGACGGCGTCCTCCCGATCGCCGACTGGACGGACGCCGGTACTGCGGGTCGCCTGGCCGCTGACCTCCGGCAACTCGACTTCGGGCAACCCCGGGCGGACAAACTGGCCGACTTCCTCGCGACCCGGCTACATCCGGTCCGCAACGTCGAGCTGGTGGAGCGAGCGGTCCGGATCATCGAGGACAGCGGTGGGTCGGTGAGCGTGGCCGAAGTGGCGGCGCGGACGAGTACGTCGTACAGCAGTCTTTATCGGGCGTTCTCGGGGGCGACCGGGATCGGTCCCAAGCAGTTCGGCGAGATCATCCGCTACTTCGGCTTCGTCGGCGGGCTGATCGCCGGACCGGCGGACGCGGCGACGACGCTCGCTGCTCTGCACGGGTACTACGACCAGGCGCACGCGGCCAGGGACTTCAAGCGGTACACGGGGGTCAGCGCGTCGTCGTTCCGCGCGGTTCAGGACGGGATCGCAGTCTTGATGCATGAAAGATCTGTCCAAGACGAGAGTGCGGATCCGGCCGGAGACTGA
- a CDS encoding VOC family protein, whose translation MGRIIHVELTAAGLDAAAEFYTKAFGWQLTPSGFVDGYLVAETGAGDGIDAAIMKREYQQQPAIVWLEVDDLDATCAAVVAAGGTADHEAQEIPGVGRLSYVRDPEGVVLGIRQPAG comes from the coding sequence GTGGGACGCATCATTCATGTCGAACTCACCGCTGCCGGGCTCGACGCCGCTGCGGAGTTCTACACCAAGGCGTTCGGCTGGCAGCTCACGCCGTCGGGCTTCGTCGACGGCTACCTGGTGGCGGAGACGGGAGCGGGGGACGGGATCGACGCCGCGATCATGAAGCGGGAGTACCAGCAGCAACCCGCGATCGTGTGGCTCGAAGTGGACGACCTCGACGCCACCTGCGCCGCGGTGGTCGCAGCCGGTGGGACCGCCGACCACGAGGCGCAGGAGATCCCGGGCGTCGGCCGGCTCAGCTACGTCCGCGATCCGGAAGGTGTCGTCCTGGGCATCCGGCAACCAGCCGGCTGA
- a CDS encoding 4a-hydroxytetrahydrobiopterin dehydratase has product MAELLTDDQIDAAIRDHLPEWKVDENALVRSVKKDSFLDGIRLVATVAQLAESMNHHPDIDIRYTTITFRVSSHDAGGITDDDLVLARHIDTAAG; this is encoded by the coding sequence ATGGCTGAGCTGCTGACGGACGACCAGATCGATGCCGCGATCCGCGACCACCTCCCGGAGTGGAAGGTCGACGAGAACGCGCTGGTCCGCAGCGTCAAGAAAGACAGCTTCCTGGACGGCATCCGGCTGGTCGCGACCGTCGCCCAACTGGCCGAGTCGATGAACCACCACCCGGACATCGACATCCGCTACACCACGATCACCTTCCGGGTCAGCAGCCACGACGCCGGCGGCATCACCGACGACGACCTCGTCCTCGCCCGCCACATCGACACCGCCGCCGGCTGA
- a CDS encoding MFS transporter, translating into MSLTEAHKPKLFSGPHLPLVLGVIALVTLGAFENRAVGTALPTMVREFDAIGSFGLANAAPNASYLVSLAIAGLWADRRGPIPTLRAGAITFALAQLLVGTAQGMPMVVAGRLLSGLAEGLLDVALMVLVARALPAVLRPRMFSLFAAMWILPSVLGPFVTGLVTEHLGWRWVFIGAVALLIPSWLLLQPAMQLSARSVAPERSPKETAELEAWRSALPWAFAASVALFAMTLAGDHLQAHHIAGGTAIALSVVVLALAAVRVMPQGTFVARRGFPAVVAVRGLGGAAFAGTGAYLPLLLTLRHDFSPSKAGITLSITGVSWAFGSWLQGRDHGLQRVSVLRIGLVLMTLGLAVTSLLAWSDGGWAGLIGWSFAGVGMGLSSSSLSVLTLDLSDAGNSGRNTSAGQMAGTMSIATALAVSGTLLALNASDPGPWVFGTIIVASAALAFAALLTSHRVRPITS; encoded by the coding sequence ATGTCCTTGACCGAAGCGCACAAGCCCAAGCTGTTCAGCGGACCGCACTTGCCCCTGGTGCTCGGGGTGATCGCGCTGGTCACTCTGGGCGCGTTCGAGAACCGGGCGGTCGGTACGGCGTTGCCGACGATGGTCCGCGAGTTCGACGCGATCGGCAGCTTCGGGCTGGCCAATGCCGCGCCCAACGCGAGCTACCTGGTGTCGCTGGCCATCGCCGGGCTCTGGGCCGATCGACGCGGCCCGATCCCCACCCTCCGGGCCGGTGCGATCACCTTCGCGCTCGCTCAGCTACTGGTCGGCACTGCGCAAGGGATGCCGATGGTGGTCGCCGGTCGACTGCTGAGCGGTCTGGCCGAGGGCCTGCTGGACGTAGCCCTGATGGTGCTGGTCGCGCGCGCACTGCCCGCCGTACTGCGGCCGCGGATGTTCTCGTTGTTCGCGGCGATGTGGATCCTGCCGTCGGTCCTCGGCCCGTTCGTGACGGGACTGGTGACCGAGCACCTCGGCTGGCGGTGGGTGTTCATCGGCGCGGTCGCCCTGTTGATCCCGAGTTGGTTACTGCTGCAGCCCGCGATGCAGTTGTCCGCGCGCAGCGTCGCGCCCGAACGCAGCCCGAAGGAGACGGCCGAACTGGAAGCGTGGCGATCCGCATTGCCTTGGGCGTTCGCCGCGTCGGTGGCCTTGTTCGCGATGACGCTCGCCGGGGATCACCTGCAGGCTCACCACATCGCGGGCGGTACGGCGATCGCTCTCAGCGTCGTGGTGCTCGCGCTGGCCGCCGTACGGGTGATGCCGCAAGGCACGTTCGTCGCACGTCGCGGGTTCCCTGCCGTGGTCGCAGTACGGGGGCTTGGTGGCGCCGCGTTCGCGGGGACGGGCGCTTATCTTCCGCTGCTGTTGACCTTGCGGCACGACTTCAGCCCGTCGAAGGCAGGGATCACGCTGTCGATCACCGGAGTGAGCTGGGCGTTCGGATCCTGGCTACAGGGCCGCGACCACGGGCTGCAGCGAGTGTCCGTACTACGGATCGGCCTGGTCCTGATGACACTCGGGCTCGCCGTCACCTCGTTGCTCGCCTGGAGCGACGGCGGCTGGGCCGGGTTGATCGGCTGGTCGTTCGCCGGCGTCGGTATGGGCCTGAGCTCGTCGAGCCTGTCGGTCCTCACTCTCGACCTCTCCGACGCGGGCAACTCCGGTCGCAACACCAGCGCCGGTCAGATGGCAGGAACGATGAGCATCGCAACCGCGCTCGCGGTCAGCGGCACGCTGCTGGCCTTGAACGCCTCGGATCCCGGCCCCTGGGTCTTCGGCACGATCATCGTCGCCAGCGCGGCCCTTGCTTTCGCCGCGCTCCTCACCTCGCACCGGGTCCGTCCGATCACCAGCTGA